The Arthrobacter sp. D5-1 genome segment CAACGTGTTTTCCGAGGGACGTACTTGGAACTGCTGGATAACCCACGGATAGACACCGCCGGCCAGGATGGCTGTAATGACCAACATGGCGGTACCGATGACCGGCAGGCGCCAGCGTCCGATGACCGCGGCGATAATGAACAGAATGGCCACAAGCCCCGCGGCAACCGCGAGGATCGCTTTGGTGGGAACCACCGCATTGACATCCGTATACAGTGCACCGGCCCAGCGGCCGGAATTGCTCTGCACCGTGGTGTAACGGTCCAACCAAAAGTTGACACCCAGCAGGATCAGGAAAAGTGCACCGGTCACAGCGATGTGGATCTGGGCAGCGCGGCTGGTGAAAATACCGCGCTCCATCAGGCGGATGCTGCCGTAAAGGTAGTGGGTCAGGATTCCGGCGATACCGGCCACTACGGCGATGCTGATCAAGAAGCCCGTGACGAAGCCCAGGAAGGGAAGCGACATCAGGTAGAAGCTGATGTCGAGGTTGAACAGCGGATCTGTCTGCCCGAATGGCTCCTGGTTGAAGAACAGCAAGGCCTTCTGCCACTGGCTGGCCGCCGCGCTGCCGGCAAACAGGCCAAACAGGATGGGCAGGCCGATCATGACAACCCGGCGTACAGGCTCAAGCTGGGCCTGGTAGCGGTTGAGGTTATCCCGCGACTCGGCATCCGGGGCATAAACGGGGCGGGAGCGGTACGCGATCCTGATGGCGAAGAACACAGCAGCGAACATCATGGCGAAACCGATCAGGAACGTGATGATCCTGGCCAGGTTTTCGCGTATGTACACTTCGAAGAAACCAAGCTGCTGGTACCAGAGGACGTCGGTCCACACATTGGCGAAGAAAATGAACCCGACGACGGCCACTGCCACGACAATGAGCGTCGGCGTCAGGGCACCTCGTCTCAGCGGTGATCTTCCGGGCGGGTTGGAGCTGGCGGGACGGGACAAACTCTGTACCTCATTGGTGTCAGTGAACAGTCGGTATGCGAGTGGTTGACATTCTCTGCCGCTGGGATATGGCGGAGGCCGTCATATATGCCACGAGTGGCGGTGGAGCTAAGTTCCACCGCCAGTCTAGTTGTTTGTGCAGGTGGGAAGGCCCGTCGTGTCGTCTCCCGAACCGAGCCGTTCCACAGCGGCGGTGGCATCGGCCAGGGTTTCGACCTTGACCACCTGCAAACCATCGGGAACATGGCCCACGACGTCAGCGCAATTGGCGGCCGGAGCCAGGAACATGGTGGCCCCCTGCTGCCGTGCTCCGATCATCTTCTGGGCTATCCCACCGATGGGACCCACGGCGCCATCGGCTGTGATGGTTCCGGTGCCGGCGACGTGTTTGCCGCCCGTCAGGTCGCCCGGGGCGAGGTTGTCGATGATTCCCAAGGCGAACATCATTCCGGCGCTTGGTCCTCCCACGTTCTCCAAGGAAATACTGACATCGAACGGGAATGTGAAGTCACTGGCCAGGAGCACACCCAGGACATAGCGGTCGGCCGAATTCCTGGTGGGCGTAATGGTTTCCGTCACCAGAGCCCCCTTCCGCTCGACCACCACCTCGGCCGGCGCCCCTGCACCAGCAGCCAACTCGGCCTGGATCACGCTCATGGACGTAATGGCTTTGCCGTTGATGGACTTCAGGAGGTCGCCCTCCTGGATTTTCCCGGCTGAGGGTGAAGCTTCCGAGAGTCCCGCGACATTCAGCCGTTGCTCAAACGGGATATCCAGCTCCCGCAATGCGGCGGCGAACGCATTCTCCTGGGAGGTCTCCATGGCGATCTCACCCTCTTGAACCGTTTGCTCAGCGGTGGTGCCCTTGGGGTAGATCAGTTCCTCGGGATAAATGGCTTTGGAACTGTCCAACCAAGCACGGAACACGTCAAAGATAGTGGCCGGGCTCTTTGGACCGCCGGTCATGACCACGGTGGTGAGATCCAGGTTGCCATTGGCGGGAAAGGATTCGCGTCCGGAGATCTTGATAACGGGTTTATCGCCGTCTTTGCCCAAAGTGTTGAACGTAGGCCCCGCTGACTCAATCACGTAAGGAACCGGCAGGGCGGCAGCGCCAATGCCGAGTCCCAGTGCCAAAAGGCCTGAGATCACCATGATCATGAACCTGGTGTCGCGGGGCGGTGCCGAAGGCACTGAGGAGGGATCGGCGTCGGACGTTTGACGCGGATCCAATGAGCCCTCGGGGCTGGGCGAAGTTAGCATTGAGGCCTCTCTATGCCGGCATTGCGTGACCGGTTACATGGCTGTTGCCACCGAAGACGGCGGCTGCACATACCAAACATCAACACTACGCGGTCCGGCGTTGGCGGGCTGCTTTGCCTACAGCGAACGACGCCGCATCCGGGCAGACAGCGCTACGGCCGCGGGGTACGGTGAAAGAGATCACCAGCCAGTTCGACGATCGGCGGCACCATGACATCCAACCCCAACAACCCGTCCAACGACGACGACACTCCCAAGGATCCGTTGGCAGAAATGCTGCAGAACCTGATGGGCGGCCAGGGCATGGGCAACATCGATCCCGCCGAGCTTGCCAAGGCAGCCGGCCTGCCCAACGATCCCCAACTGCTCCAGCAGATGTTCGCGCAAGTCCAGGCCATGATGAGCTCCACCTCCGAGGGCCCCGTGAACTGGCAGCTTGCCCATGAGAATGCGCGACGGGTTGCAGCGGCAAGCACCGATCCCTCAGTGAACGCCGTGCAGGCCCGGGAGATCGACGAAGCCCTCAGGCTTGCGGAACTCTGGCTGGACCCCGTGACCGATCTTTCAGCAACCGGCCTGATCGGCCACGCGTGGTCGCGGGCAGAGTGGGTGGAGGCGACTCTCGGTACGTGGAAGCGCCTGACCGAACCCGTTGCCAACAGCGTCGCCAACGCCCTGTCCACTGCCCTCACCCAGCAAATGCCCGAGGAAATGAAGTCCATGATGGGCGGTGCCTCGTCGATGCTGCAGAACATGGGTGGCGCAATCTTCGGCATGCAGCTGGGGCAGGCCATCGGTGCGCTCTCGGCCGAGGTTGTCAGCTCCACCGATATCGGTGTTCCTCTGGCTGACCTGGAAATGGCGCTGTTGCCAGCCAACGTCGCCAAATTCGGTGAAGGCCTCAGCCTCCCGGAGAACGACGTCCGTCTGTTCCTTGCCGTCCGTGAAGCGGCGCACGCCAGGCTTTTCGTCCAGGTTCCGTGGTTGCGTGGCCACCTTCTGGGCGCCATTGAGGCTTACGCCCGAGGGATCCACATAGATATGTCCCGTATTGAAGACCTCGCCCGCGACCTTGATCCCAGCAACCCTGAGGGAATCCAGGAAGCGCTCTCGCAAGGTGTATTCACCCCGGAACGGACCCCGGTGCAGACGGCCGCCCTGGAGAAGCTCGAAACCGCCCTCGCCTTGGTTGAAGGCTGGGTGGACGAGCTCACCGCGGAGGCCACGGACAAGGTCCTTCCTTCTGCCACCGCCCTCCGCGAGACCGTACGTCGTCGTCGCGCCACGGGTGGCCCGGCCGAACACGCGTTCTCATCCCTTGTTGGCCTGGAGCTGCGTCCCCGCAGGCTCAGGGAGGCCGCCACGCTGTGGGCAACGCTGAAGGAAGAACGCGGCATTGCCGGCCGTGACGCTATCTGGCACCACCCGGATCTGCTGCCCACCGGTGAAGACCTGGACGATCCCAAGGGCTTCTCCGAACGCCGCCGTTTGGCCGAAGCCAGCGACAGCGAAGTTGACGATGCCCTGCAGAAGCTGCTCAGCGGCGGCTATGACACCAACGAGGCCGGGGATGCTGATGCCCCGGATGCCCCGGATGCCCCGGAAAAGGGCGATGCTGCGGGGAAGACCCCTGGCAAGGAAACCGAAGAAGATGACACGGACACTGAGGGCCCGGCCAAGTAGGCGAGCCCCCGGAGCTTTACGTAGCAACGGCCGCCACCTACCTGGTGGCCGTTGCTGCGTTAAGCCCCTGAATCCGGTGCCGGGTTCGAATCCGGCGGAAGACCCCTTGAGGTGGCAAAGGCAACACCTTCCAGAAAGGCCTTTGCGCGCTGCGTCTCGGGGTACGACTCCACCAGCTTCCAGAAGTCGGCGTTGTGCCCCGCCACCAGCAAGTGCGCGAGCTCGTGCACCAGAACGTAGTCGATAACCCACTGCGGCATGGACTGAAGCTTGTTGGAAAGCCTGATGGTGCCGTCCGCCGGAGTGGCAGAACCCCATCGCGAATTCTGGTTGCTGACCCAACGAACGGATGTCGGGACGGCCCGCCCGCCCAAATAGGTCCGCGAAAGATGCGCGGCATGCTCCGCGAGGACTTCGTCTGTCGCCGGGCGGCGACTGCCCGGGCCTGACCGTCGCTCGCCCTGCTTCTTCAGCTTGGCCAGCATGCGGTGGACCCACTCCCGTTCCTGGGATTTGGTGAAGCTGGCCGGGATGGCAACAACGGCTTTGCCATCCTCCCAAAAAGCAGCGACCGTCCTGCGCCGCCTGGCTGATCGGCGCACGACCACGGGAGCGCCGTCGTCGGTGACCAGGGGAACGTCAGCATCCGCAGCCGATCGGCGCACCATCAGAGCTCGGTGCTCTCGGTCAAGACCGCCAGGACCGCTTCGCCGTAGCGTTCGAGTTTGGACGGCCCAATTCCTGCCAAACCGGCCAACTCCTCCAATGACGATGGCTTGGCCTCGGCGATGGCAGTGAGAGTTGCATCAGTGAAAACAACATAGGCAGGGACATCGGCGGACTTCGCTTCATCCTTGCGCCATTGCCTGAGCGCATCAAAGGTTTGTTCCTCATAGGACGGCGGGCACTGGTTGCAACGTCCCACCTTGCGTTCGGCACCGCTGGCGAGCATGGTTCCGCACACCCTGCACGACGCCGGTGCGGCGGCTTTCCGGCGAGTGGGACCTGTCTTGCTGCGGGCGTTTGCGGACGCCACTGAGTTGGGGCGAAGTCCGTCAAGGAACCTCGATGGCTTGCGGTTGGCACGGCCGCCCGGTGTGCGGGCCGTTGACCAGGACAAGTTCAGATGTTCCCGTGCCCGGGTGATACCGACGTAGAGCAGTCGTCGCTCCTCATCAACGTCTTCCGGGGTGTCTGCGAAGGAGATGGGCATAAGTCCTTCGCTCAGGCCCACCAGGAACACGGCATCCCATTCCAGTCCCTTGGCGGCGTGAAGGGAAGCAAGGGTGACCCCTTGGACGGTGGGTGCGTGCTGGGCTACCGAGCGTTCCTGGAGTTCGTTGACGAATTCGGCCAGCGTGAAAGCCTCGCCACGGCTGACGGCCAGTTCATCTGCCAAAGCGACCAATGCTGCCAAGGATTCCCATCGTTCACGGAGCGCACCCCCGTTGTGCGGCGCGGCGTCGGTATAACCGAGCGACGCGACGATGTCCCGAACGATCTGCCCCAGCGGCTCCTGCGGCCCCTCGGCGACGGCCCGGGTTGCGGCGCGCAGTTGGAGGATGGCGTCGCGGACTTCCTTGCGTGCGAAGAATCGCTCTCCGCCACGAAGCTGGTATCCGATGCCGGCTGAAGCGAGTGCTTGTTCATACGCTTCGGACTGGCCGTTTGTGCGGAACAGAATCGCGATCTCGCTGGCCTTAATTCCGGTATCAAGCAGTTCCTGGATCCGGCCGGCCACCACTGCAGCCTCAGCCTCGTCATCCGGGCATTCCATGAAGCGCGGTTCGGGACCGGCCGGCCTCTGGGCCACAAGTTTAAGCGGCGGCGCCCAGGCAGCATCCGCGACGGGCCCACCGCTTCGCCGGGACCCGAGGAGGTCGTTGGCCAACTTCACCACTTGCGGGGTGGACCGGTAGTCGCGGATCAGCTTAACGACAGTAGCGTCCGGGAATTGCGCTTTGAACCCCAACAGGTGCTTGGGTGAGGCACCCGTGAAGGAGTAGATAGTCTGGCTGGCATCGCCCACCACGCATAACTCGTTCCGGCCTCCGAGCCACAGGTCCAGGAGTCGCTGTTGCAGCGGGGAGACGTCCTGGTATTCGTCCACTACGAAGTGGCGGTACTGTTCCCGGACCGTTGCCGCCACTTTTGGATCCTCTTGGAGGATACCTACTGTGATCAGGAGGACGTCTTCGAAGTCGATGACGTTCCGGTCAGTCTTGATGTCCTCGTATGCCTGGAAAACCCTGGATACCGCCGTCAGGTCAAAACCGCCGGGCGTTCCGCGGTCCTGGGCGTTTTCAAGGTAGTTGGCGGGAGTGAGCATGGACACTTTGGCCCACTCGATTTCTGCGGCCAGATCCCTGATGGTTGCGCGGTCGGTGCTGAGCCGAAGCCTGCGGGAAGCCTCCGCGATCATATTGGCCTTGTGGTCCAACAGATTCGGCAACGTACCGCCGATGGCCTGGGGCCAGAAGAACTGCAACTGCCTCAGGGCGGCTGCGTGGAACGTGCGGGCTTGGACATTCGCCACACCAAGGTCCCGAAGCCTGCTGCGCATCTCCGCAGCGGCACGCGCTGTAAAAGTTACGGCGAGCAACCGCTGCGGACTGTAAACGCCGGAGTGGACCCCGTACGCGATGCGGTGGGTGATGGCACGCGTCTTACCTGTGCCCGCTCCCGCGAGAACGCACAGGGGCCCCGTCAAGGTACTTGCTACTTCGCGCTGTTCTTCATCCAAGCCACCGAGGATGCGTTCCTCCAGTGAACCACCGGCGTCGAAAACGTCTTCGGTCACGGCTGGAGGTCTTCGATAATGCCGCCATACCAATGTTCAATCAGTGAACGCGCAATGGAGAGGCGCGAGGAAATGGTGATCTCTCCGCTGGAAACGGCTGCCTGCAGCTCTTCACGGCTGAACCAGCGCGCCCTGGTGACTTCAATGCCATCCGGCCGGGCCACCGAGTCTTCAGTGGTGGCGGTGAAGCCCAGCATCAGCGATGCGGGAAATGGCCAGGACTGTGAACCGAGGTATTGGCATGCCGACACGCGCACACCTACTTCTTCCCCGATTTCCCGGACAACCGCCTGCTCCAGCGATTCTCCAGGTTCCACGAAGCCCGCGAGCGTCGAGTAATTCCTGGCGTCTGTGGGGCCCCCACCGCCTAGGAGAAGGCGGCCGTCCGGACCCACTACCGTGACAATAATCGCGGGATCCGTCCGGGGGTAATGCTCTGAATTGTCCTTGGGGCACCGACGTACCCATCCGCCGGCCTCGATGTCCGTGGGATGGCCACATTGCGGGCAGTGCGTGTGCGTCGCGTGCCAGTTGGAGATTGCGCTGGCCTCGATGAACAGCGCAGTATCGCTGGCGTCCAATCGGCCGGCGACTTCCCTGAAACCCGCCCATTGGGCATCCGCGGGCACCGTAGCGGTGCCCGGCACCGGTGGTTCCGCCACCGTGAACAACAGGACAGGCGTTCCTTCAGGCAAGGAAGACGATTCCAACGTGATGCCCAGGTAAACAGCCGCGGTGGAACCGGGATTTGCTCCCTTGAGGGCATTCCACAGGGACGTGGCGTCCCCGAACCACAGTCCATCAGCGGTCACGAGTGCCTTGCGCTGGGAAATAACCATGGCTTGGGCCGCCCCGGAAGCCAGGAGGTCCTCCACCATGCCGGGCTTAACCCGGACCCCGGAGCCACGATCCACCATGGCAGGGCGCACTGGAAGAACGGTCTCCATCAGGTGGTTGGCCAGCGCCGGTGACTCCGTATAGCTCATGTATCTACCGTACTGATTCGTACCGACAAATAACATTTGGGAGGGTCCCCCCTTGTGGATGCACCCCGCCGGGCGTCCATCGCCTGCAAAAATGCCCTGTTTTACGGCGGATCTGAAGACTCGCCGCACTGCATCATGGCCACAGGCCCCACTCAATCTACCGTTGAGAAGGTGAGAAGAACACCGCTCGAACTGGCCGCTATAGCAACCGCGGCGGTGCCTGGCCTGGCGCCGACGGCTACAGCCTTTTCCCCCGACGACGACGCCGACTTCGACTCGGCGTTGCTGCTCGACGCGGATGGCAAACGCTGGCGCGTCCGTTCACCGCGCCATCCGGAGGCCAGCACCCGGCTGGAAACCGAATTCATGGTGCTGCGCGCCTTCGCTCCGTCCATTCGCGCAGAGTTGCCCTTCCACGTGCCAACCATTGCCGGCACTGTGCGCCAGGGCGACCTCACCACTTTTGTCTACACCCACCTGCACGGTGCGATGCTCTCCATTGACGAGCTATCTGCCGGCAGTCCCGCCCTTGCCAGGGAGATCGGCTCAGCGCTGGCTGCCATCCATGACCTCCCGTTGACCTTGGTGACCAACGCGGACCTGCCCAGCTACTCTGCCAACGAGTTCCGGCAGCGGAAGCTCAATGAACTGGACCAGGCGGCAACCACTGGCAAGATTCCTGCCACCCTGCTCCGGCGCTGGGGGCACGCCCTGGAAGACGTTGCACTGTGGCGGTTCAATACCTCGGTGGTCCACGGTGACCTCCACGAAGACAACCTCATGGTGCAGGATGACTCCGTGACTGCCCTGACGGGGTGGACCGATCTCCGGATTGGTGATCCCGCCGACGACTTCGCATGGCTGGTGGCATCTAACGAAGCGTCGTTCGTTGAGGCCGTCCTGAACCACTACACCCAGGCACGCCGTGAGAAGCCCGACGTTCATTTGCTCCGGCGGGCAGCTTTGTTGGCCGAATTCGCCTTGGCCCAGTACCTGGTCAAGGCTATGGCTGCCGGGCACCAGAGCATGACGGCGGAGGCAGAGTCAATGCTTCAGACACTCTCCGCTGACATTGACGAGCAAGCGCGGCGTGACGAAGAAGCAGCGCAGGCCGCCGAGAATGAGGCCGCTGAAATCCTGGCTGCCGATGCGCAGGCTGCCGCCACTTCAGCAGGCCAAAACCCTCCCGTCAGTGTCGTAGCGATTCCCAACGCCGAACCAACGGTTACGGTGGCAGCCATCCCCGGGACGTCTGCCACGTCCCCGGAGCGGTCTCTGGAGTCGGCGCAGGCGGGAACAACTGCCCCGGGATCAACTGCCGACGCAGAGGAAACGGAGAAGCCCGTCCAGGCCGGGGGCGGCGATTCCAACGGCACCAACGATCCGGACGACACATCCACTGCCGCCATCAGCGTGGTCAAGGTGACGCCGCTCCATACAGCAAACCGGTCCTAGCACCAATTGGCCCCAGCACCGGTCGGCCCTAGCGTCCTTGGCCGCCGGCTTCCAACGCCTTGGCAACGATTTGTTCCAGTTCGTCGGCGGTTCCCAGATCGTGTGGCCGGACCACTGAGTCATCCGCCACGTAATAGAACGCCGCGCTGACCTCTTCCAGGGGCACACCCTTGAGCCTGGCCCAGGCCAACCGGTAAACGGCCAACTGCACGGCACGTGTTGCCAACTGTTTACCCGCTGGTCGTCGGCCGGTTTTCCAGTCGATCAACTGCCAGCGGCCGTCCGCGTCGCGGAAGACGGCATCGATGCGTCCCCGGACTACGACGTCGCCAATCCGTGTCTCCACCGGCACCTCGACGAAGGCAGGCGCGCGTTGGGCCCACTCGGACTTTTTGAACGCCGCCACCATCTCGTCCAAGCCGTATGCCTCGTCGATGTGCGAATCCGAACCCGGAGCCTCATCGAGGTCAAGCATGCCCGTCGTCCCGAAGTACTCTTCAACCCACGCATGGAAGGCCGTGCCTTTACGCGCCGAAATACCCGGTTCGCGTGGCACCGGCCTGCGGAGCTGCGAAAGCACAGCAGCCGGGTCCGCGCCAAGATCCACGAAGAGTGAGGCAGAGATGTGGCTCGGGAGATGGACATCCTGGGTGGTCTTGCGTTGCTGTTGACGGTCAAGGAGCAGGTCCGCCTCCTGGGCCCATTTCGCCGCCGGGCCCGTGAGCTCAGGGGCCGGAGTTTGGTACGGTGCGCCGGCGATGAACGCGCGGACGTTGGCCGCGGCCTGGTCCATGGCTAGCCTGCGTCCAGGAGCCAGCCTAAGACGGGCGCCAGTCCTGGGATCAGACGGACCTTCCAGGGGATCGTAAGGGAACCCGGCAACTTCAAGGGTGGTGGTCAGTGGGCTTTCCTCCGGGAGTGTTTCCTCAGCCACGGATTCGGGATGAACCACCGCTGAGCCTGTCCGGCCTGCAGGCATCCCAGTACCGTCGCCTGTGGCAACACCCGGAACTCCAGCAAGAGGCGCCAAGTCGGAGAGAAAGGCGGACATACCGGCCATTCCGGAGCGCGAACCGTTCCAGGCAGCACTGGACGCCCATAAGACGAACTTTGCCCGGGTGTAGGCCACATAGGCCAGCCGCCGCTCCTCGGCCTCACCGTGATGCTGGACCTCGGCCTTGAAAACCTTCTCCGCGTCCAGCCACCCCTTTTGGTCTGGCTGGTCCAGGTCCCACTGGGGAAGGTCGGCGCGGTCGCCACGCAACGGCCAAGGCAGCGCCGCAGCCCCACTGCTCCATCGTGAATCCCTGGTGCTGGGGAATGATCCGGCATTGAGGCCAGGGACGAAGACGACATCCCACTCCAGCCCCTTCGAGGCGTGAACCGTCAGCAACTGCACAGCTTCCCGGTTGGTCTCCACAGTGGCCAGATCCAATCCGCCTTCTTCGGAGGCCGCTGCCTCCAACCACGACAAGAAGGCCAGCAGATCAATCCGTTGGGACGTCTGCAGGAATCCGGCCGCGGCATCCTGGAACGCATCAAGGTTCCGGCGGGCCTGGTGGATGCTGATTCCAGGCTTGGCGGCCACCTCGATATCCAGGAGCATGGCGCGTTCAACCTCACCAAGGAGCGTGGTGAGATCATCCCCGATGTAGCTCCGGAGGGAACGAAGTTCCGAGGCAAGGCGGGTCAGTCGTTCCAGGGCAGCGGGACTAAGGGTGCGACCATGCCCCGACGTCCAGCCGGGCTTGGGTAGGAAATCAAGGGCCTCCACCAGGCTGGAGGCATCGGTAATGTCACTTTCAACCACCACTGCGGCCGGTTCCTCGTTGTCATCCATGGGTTCGGAAGCGGTGCCCGGATTTGCCCGGCGGCGAGCCAGGAAACGCGACCAGTCGTTGAACGCCATCAAGTCTGCCGGGCCAATACGCCATCGCGCCCCGGCCAGCAGCCTCATCAGGGCATCGGAACGCCCGGGATCAGCCAACACCCGCAAGGTGGCCACCAGATCCACGATTTCCGGGGTGTCCAACAGGCCGCCAAGACCCACGATCTCGTAGGCGATTCCCTGCAGCTCGAATTCCCGGCGGAGGCATTCCATCTGCGCCCGCCTCCGGCACAGGACAGCCATGGTCGGTTTGACCGGCGTCCCGTCCTTCTCTTCCTCGAAGACTGTCCGTTTGTAGCGCCGGATATCACGGGCAATGACTGCAGCTTCGTCCTCATCGGTGCTGAAACGACCGATTACCACACTTCCGTCCACGGCGGCCGGGCTCGGGGCCAGCGCCGGGACTGAGACATTCCCGGCTGTATCCCTGCCCCCTGCCGGGCCGTCCATGGCCGCAGCCTTGTTCAACGGCGCGGCAATGGTGTTGGCTGCCTCAAGGATGTTCCTGCCATTCCGCCAAGCGGTGGTCAGGTATGAGGTCGGAGCCACTGAATACGTCTCTGCGCCGCCTATGGTGTCCGTG includes the following:
- a CDS encoding YgjP-like metallopeptidase domain-containing protein translates to MVRRSAADADVPLVTDDGAPVVVRRSARRRRTVAAFWEDGKAVVAIPASFTKSQEREWVHRMLAKLKKQGERRSGPGSRRPATDEVLAEHAAHLSRTYLGGRAVPTSVRWVSNQNSRWGSATPADGTIRLSNKLQSMPQWVIDYVLVHELAHLLVAGHNADFWKLVESYPETQRAKAFLEGVAFATSRGLPPDSNPAPDSGA
- the nudC gene encoding NAD(+) diphosphatase, which translates into the protein MSYTESPALANHLMETVLPVRPAMVDRGSGVRVKPGMVEDLLASGAAQAMVISQRKALVTADGLWFGDATSLWNALKGANPGSTAAVYLGITLESSSLPEGTPVLLFTVAEPPVPGTATVPADAQWAGFREVAGRLDASDTALFIEASAISNWHATHTHCPQCGHPTDIEAGGWVRRCPKDNSEHYPRTDPAIIVTVVGPDGRLLLGGGGPTDARNYSTLAGFVEPGESLEQAVVREIGEEVGVRVSACQYLGSQSWPFPASLMLGFTATTEDSVARPDGIEVTRARWFSREELQAAVSSGEITISSRLSIARSLIEHWYGGIIEDLQP
- a CDS encoding macrolide 2'-phosphotransferase, translating into MRRTPLELAAIATAAVPGLAPTATAFSPDDDADFDSALLLDADGKRWRVRSPRHPEASTRLETEFMVLRAFAPSIRAELPFHVPTIAGTVRQGDLTTFVYTHLHGAMLSIDELSAGSPALAREIGSALAAIHDLPLTLVTNADLPSYSANEFRQRKLNELDQAATTGKIPATLLRRWGHALEDVALWRFNTSVVHGDLHEDNLMVQDDSVTALTGWTDLRIGDPADDFAWLVASNEASFVEAVLNHYTQARREKPDVHLLRRAALLAEFALAQYLVKAMAAGHQSMTAEAESMLQTLSADIDEQARRDEEAAQAAENEAAEILAADAQAAATSAGQNPPVSVVAIPNAEPTVTVAAIPGTSATSPERSLESAQAGTTAPGSTADAEETEKPVQAGGGDSNGTNDPDDTSTAAISVVKVTPLHTANRS
- a CDS encoding zinc-dependent metalloprotease → MTSNPNNPSNDDDTPKDPLAEMLQNLMGGQGMGNIDPAELAKAAGLPNDPQLLQQMFAQVQAMMSSTSEGPVNWQLAHENARRVAAASTDPSVNAVQAREIDEALRLAELWLDPVTDLSATGLIGHAWSRAEWVEATLGTWKRLTEPVANSVANALSTALTQQMPEEMKSMMGGASSMLQNMGGAIFGMQLGQAIGALSAEVVSSTDIGVPLADLEMALLPANVAKFGEGLSLPENDVRLFLAVREAAHARLFVQVPWLRGHLLGAIEAYARGIHIDMSRIEDLARDLDPSNPEGIQEALSQGVFTPERTPVQTAALEKLETALALVEGWVDELTAEATDKVLPSATALRETVRRRRATGGPAEHAFSSLVGLELRPRRLREAATLWATLKEERGIAGRDAIWHHPDLLPTGEDLDDPKGFSERRRLAEASDSEVDDALQKLLSGGYDTNEAGDADAPDAPDAPEKGDAAGKTPGKETEEDDTDTEGPAK
- a CDS encoding ATP-dependent DNA helicase — translated: MTTELLDGFAGALPGTRDGIHVPEPRFSPSELAGILGEKNLPTAEQSDIIASSLSPRLVIAGAGSGKTATMADRVVWLVANGWVRPEEVLGVTFTRKAAGELASRIRSKLATLQRIAAEDDGSIGFPEGLLGADDLEPKVSTYHSYASGIVTDYGLRLGIERDVVLLGGAQSWQLASEVVEAYDGDYEHFTAAKSTLVNAVIQLAGECAEHLQDPGSVRNWVLERVETFEQLPYVAGASKNPTQAAASLAAMLRTRASVADMVVRYQEAKRQRGVLDFGDLVALAARIASDIPLAASTERARYKVVLLDEFQDTSHAQLVLFSRLFGQGHAVTAVGDPNQSIYGFRGASAGQLFHFVQEFPVRYTDTIGGAETYSVAPTSYLTTAWRNGRNILEAANTIAAPLNKAAAMDGPAGGRDTAGNVSVPALAPSPAAVDGSVVIGRFSTDEDEAAVIARDIRRYKRTVFEEEKDGTPVKPTMAVLCRRRAQMECLRREFELQGIAYEIVGLGGLLDTPEIVDLVATLRVLADPGRSDALMRLLAGARWRIGPADLMAFNDWSRFLARRRANPGTASEPMDDNEEPAAVVVESDITDASSLVEALDFLPKPGWTSGHGRTLSPAALERLTRLASELRSLRSYIGDDLTTLLGEVERAMLLDIEVAAKPGISIHQARRNLDAFQDAAAGFLQTSQRIDLLAFLSWLEAAASEEGGLDLATVETNREAVQLLTVHASKGLEWDVVFVPGLNAGSFPSTRDSRWSSGAAALPWPLRGDRADLPQWDLDQPDQKGWLDAEKVFKAEVQHHGEAEERRLAYVAYTRAKFVLWASSAAWNGSRSGMAGMSAFLSDLAPLAGVPGVATGDGTGMPAGRTGSAVVHPESVAEETLPEESPLTTTLEVAGFPYDPLEGPSDPRTGARLRLAPGRRLAMDQAAANVRAFIAGAPYQTPAPELTGPAAKWAQEADLLLDRQQQRKTTQDVHLPSHISASLFVDLGADPAAVLSQLRRPVPREPGISARKGTAFHAWVEEYFGTTGMLDLDEAPGSDSHIDEAYGLDEMVAAFKKSEWAQRAPAFVEVPVETRIGDVVVRGRIDAVFRDADGRWQLIDWKTGRRPAGKQLATRAVQLAVYRLAWARLKGVPLEEVSAAFYYVADDSVVRPHDLGTADELEQIVAKALEAGGQGR
- a CDS encoding S16 family serine protease, which codes for MLTSPSPEGSLDPRQTSDADPSSVPSAPPRDTRFMIMVISGLLALGLGIGAAALPVPYVIESAGPTFNTLGKDGDKPVIKISGRESFPANGNLDLTTVVMTGGPKSPATIFDVFRAWLDSSKAIYPEELIYPKGTTAEQTVQEGEIAMETSQENAFAAALRELDIPFEQRLNVAGLSEASPSAGKIQEGDLLKSINGKAITSMSVIQAELAAGAGAPAEVVVERKGALVTETITPTRNSADRYVLGVLLASDFTFPFDVSISLENVGGPSAGMMFALGIIDNLAPGDLTGGKHVAGTGTITADGAVGPIGGIAQKMIGARQQGATMFLAPAANCADVVGHVPDGLQVVKVETLADATAAVERLGSGDDTTGLPTCTNN
- a CDS encoding ATP-dependent DNA helicase UvrD2, which translates into the protein MTEDVFDAGGSLEERILGGLDEEQREVASTLTGPLCVLAGAGTGKTRAITHRIAYGVHSGVYSPQRLLAVTFTARAAAEMRSRLRDLGVANVQARTFHAAALRQLQFFWPQAIGGTLPNLLDHKANMIAEASRRLRLSTDRATIRDLAAEIEWAKVSMLTPANYLENAQDRGTPGGFDLTAVSRVFQAYEDIKTDRNVIDFEDVLLITVGILQEDPKVAATVREQYRHFVVDEYQDVSPLQQRLLDLWLGGRNELCVVGDASQTIYSFTGASPKHLLGFKAQFPDATVVKLIRDYRSTPQVVKLANDLLGSRRSGGPVADAAWAPPLKLVAQRPAGPEPRFMECPDDEAEAAVVAGRIQELLDTGIKASEIAILFRTNGQSEAYEQALASAGIGYQLRGGERFFARKEVRDAILQLRAATRAVAEGPQEPLGQIVRDIVASLGYTDAAPHNGGALRERWESLAALVALADELAVSRGEAFTLAEFVNELQERSVAQHAPTVQGVTLASLHAAKGLEWDAVFLVGLSEGLMPISFADTPEDVDEERRLLYVGITRAREHLNLSWSTARTPGGRANRKPSRFLDGLRPNSVASANARSKTGPTRRKAAAPASCRVCGTMLASGAERKVGRCNQCPPSYEEQTFDALRQWRKDEAKSADVPAYVVFTDATLTAIAEAKPSSLEELAGLAGIGPSKLERYGEAVLAVLTESTEL